The following proteins come from a genomic window of Meleagris gallopavo isolate NT-WF06-2002-E0010 breed Aviagen turkey brand Nicholas breeding stock chromosome Z, Turkey_5.1, whole genome shotgun sequence:
- the LOC109364076 gene encoding PHD finger protein 7-like isoform X2 has translation MPIMSEKKEEAPNSGEPVCVLCRRAQVNPDICGQTFASSGLCAHEFCLVFANGLLEWRCPVGGIFGFPIGAIQRTVQLAGQKNCFVCGETGAAISCAQTGCERSFHLPCAEDGECVTQHFGQHRSFCWEHRPRQAAEAAPSQNTVCVICLEPVGDSTSYHTMVCPVCKQAWFHRGCIRKHALHAATMRFFCPVCGGKRRFRSRMTTLGIQIPVRRPSWWDDAAYQPLRESHRRCSANTCIYLGGRERAQEKGLWQLFICSSCGSEGTHWCCSFWAIGRNGWECDTCAGRGTAPRTNSEHASPSTSSQEVPVPSPVFTGPQNISSGPATQAASSPSCNSQLPELSVQPRVPQAEQTGTRSHLSEERGTSQQHQGRGGRRRAPAAGAETSSQSPTRRGTARSSRTSRAPAATKRPRQRETGRTRSRSPLQGRASGSQSRPRRHRGGSRTTPRGAQTSTRTSARPAPSGSSRAPPLPARRRQSRQRGRAHTRSRSPVGRRASTSRSRPRQGRGSRSRQRGPARARSRSRANHPRRRPHSQSRRRR, from the exons ATGCCGATTATGTCTGAAAAGAAGGAGGAGGCCCCCAACTCTGGGGAGCCAG tGTGCGTGCTGTGCCGCCGCGCACAGGTGAACCCGGACATCTGTGGGCAGACATTTGCCAGCAGTGGGCTCTGTGCCCACGAATTCTGCTTG GTCTTTGCCAATGGCCTTTTGGAATGGAGATGCCCAGTGGGGGGAATTTTTGGCTTCCCCATTGGCGCCATCCAGCGCACAGTCCAGCTGGCAGGCCAGAAG aactgctttgtctgtggcgAGACGGGAGCTGCCATCAGCTGCGCGCAGACAGGCTGCGAGCGCAGCTTCCATCTGCCCTGCGCCGAGGACGGGGAATGCGTCACGCAGCACTTTGGGCAGCACAG GTCCTTCTGCTGGGAGCATCGCCCTCGGCaggcagcagaggcagctcCATCGCAGAACACCGTCTGCGTCATCTGCCTGGAGCCCGTGGGGGACAGCACGTCCTACCACACCATGGTGTGCCCGGTGTGCAAACAGGCCTGGTTCCACCGGGGCTGCATCAGG aaaCATGCCCTGCACGCTGCCACCATGCGCTTCTTCTGCCCCGTCTGCGGAGGAAAACGGCGCTTCCGCTCCAGAATGACCACGCTGGGGATCCAAATCCCAGTCAG ACGACCATCTTGGTGGGACGACGCAGCATACCAGCCGCTGCGAGAAAGCCACAGGCGCTGCAGTGCCAACACGTGCATTTACCTAGGAGGCAGGGAGAGGGCACAGGAAAAGGG GCTCTGGCAGCTGTTcatctgcagctcctgtggCTCAGAAGGCACGCACTGGTGCTGCTCCTTCTGGGCCATCGGCAGAAATGGCTGGGAGTGCGACACCTGCGCTGGCAGGGGCACCG CACCCCGCACCAACTCCGAGCATGCCAGCCCCAGCACTTCCAGCCAGGAGGTACCGGTGCCTTCCCCCGTCTTTACAGGACCTCAAAACATCAGCTCTGGTCCTGCTACGCAGGCAGCGTCCAGCCCGTCCTGCAACTCCCAGCTGCCTGAGCTCAGCGTCCAGCCCAGAGTGCCGCAGGCTGAGCAGACTGGCACCCGCTCACATCTATCTGAGGAGCGGGGCACATCTCAGCAGCACCAAGGACGCGGTGGGAGAAGGCGGGCACCAGCTGCAGGCGCTGAAACCTCCTCCCAGAGCCCCACCAGACGGGGGACCGCGCGGTCCTCCAGAACCTCCCGGGCACCTGCAGCCACAAAGCGTCCCAGGCAGCGGGAGACCGGCCGCACAAGAAGCCGCTCCCCGTTGCAAGGCCGGGCCTCGGGCTCCCAGAGTCGGCCCCGAAGACACCGTGGTGGGAGCCGTACGACACCCCGAGGTGCTCAGACCAGCACCCGCACCTCGGCCAGACCAGCACCATCAGGGTCCTCGAGGGCTCCCCCTCTGCCTGCACGCAGGAGACAATCCAGGCAACGAGGGCGGGCCCACACTCGAAGCCGATCCCCTGTGGGGCGTCGCGCTTCGACTTCCCGCAGCCGGCCCCGACAAGGCCGTGGGAGCCGGTCCAGGCAGCGGGGACCAGCCCGGGCACGAAGCCGCTCCCGGGCAAACCATCCCAGAAGACGGCCCCACAGCCAGTCCCGAAGACGGCGCTGA
- the LOC109364076 gene encoding PHD finger protein 7-like isoform X1 yields the protein MPIMSEKKEEAPNSGEPGESPSLARGCPLELLGLQCPLSLPPPPALPLSQHGWHGAGPGDGPQEHPALPGAHRCSRLLSPSSPVCVLCRRAQVNPDICGQTFASSGLCAHEFCLVFANGLLEWRCPVGGIFGFPIGAIQRTVQLAGQKNCFVCGETGAAISCAQTGCERSFHLPCAEDGECVTQHFGQHRSFCWEHRPRQAAEAAPSQNTVCVICLEPVGDSTSYHTMVCPVCKQAWFHRGCIRKHALHAATMRFFCPVCGGKRRFRSRMTTLGIQIPVRRPSWWDDAAYQPLRESHRRCSANTCIYLGGRERAQEKGLWQLFICSSCGSEGTHWCCSFWAIGRNGWECDTCAGRGTAPRTNSEHASPSTSSQEVPVPSPVFTGPQNISSGPATQAASSPSCNSQLPELSVQPRVPQAEQTGTRSHLSEERGTSQQHQGRGGRRRAPAAGAETSSQSPTRRGTARSSRTSRAPAATKRPRQRETGRTRSRSPLQGRASGSQSRPRRHRGGSRTTPRGAQTSTRTSARPAPSGSSRAPPLPARRRQSRQRGRAHTRSRSPVGRRASTSRSRPRQGRGSRSRQRGPARARSRSRANHPRRRPHSQSRRRR from the exons ATGCCGATTATGTCTGAAAAGAAGGAGGAGGCCCCCAACTCTGGGGAGCCAGGTGAGAGCCCCAGCTTGGCCCGTGGCTGCCCgctggagctgctgggcctGCAATGCCCCCTTTCCCTTCCACcccctccagccctgcccctcAGCCAGCACGGCTGGCACGGAGCAGGCCCTGGGGACGGCCCCCAGGAACACCCGGCCCTGCCAGGTGCTCACCGCTGCTCACGGttgctctctccttcctctccagtGTGCGTGCTGTGCCGCCGCGCACAGGTGAACCCGGACATCTGTGGGCAGACATTTGCCAGCAGTGGGCTCTGTGCCCACGAATTCTGCTTG GTCTTTGCCAATGGCCTTTTGGAATGGAGATGCCCAGTGGGGGGAATTTTTGGCTTCCCCATTGGCGCCATCCAGCGCACAGTCCAGCTGGCAGGCCAGAAG aactgctttgtctgtggcgAGACGGGAGCTGCCATCAGCTGCGCGCAGACAGGCTGCGAGCGCAGCTTCCATCTGCCCTGCGCCGAGGACGGGGAATGCGTCACGCAGCACTTTGGGCAGCACAG GTCCTTCTGCTGGGAGCATCGCCCTCGGCaggcagcagaggcagctcCATCGCAGAACACCGTCTGCGTCATCTGCCTGGAGCCCGTGGGGGACAGCACGTCCTACCACACCATGGTGTGCCCGGTGTGCAAACAGGCCTGGTTCCACCGGGGCTGCATCAGG aaaCATGCCCTGCACGCTGCCACCATGCGCTTCTTCTGCCCCGTCTGCGGAGGAAAACGGCGCTTCCGCTCCAGAATGACCACGCTGGGGATCCAAATCCCAGTCAG ACGACCATCTTGGTGGGACGACGCAGCATACCAGCCGCTGCGAGAAAGCCACAGGCGCTGCAGTGCCAACACGTGCATTTACCTAGGAGGCAGGGAGAGGGCACAGGAAAAGGG GCTCTGGCAGCTGTTcatctgcagctcctgtggCTCAGAAGGCACGCACTGGTGCTGCTCCTTCTGGGCCATCGGCAGAAATGGCTGGGAGTGCGACACCTGCGCTGGCAGGGGCACCG CACCCCGCACCAACTCCGAGCATGCCAGCCCCAGCACTTCCAGCCAGGAGGTACCGGTGCCTTCCCCCGTCTTTACAGGACCTCAAAACATCAGCTCTGGTCCTGCTACGCAGGCAGCGTCCAGCCCGTCCTGCAACTCCCAGCTGCCTGAGCTCAGCGTCCAGCCCAGAGTGCCGCAGGCTGAGCAGACTGGCACCCGCTCACATCTATCTGAGGAGCGGGGCACATCTCAGCAGCACCAAGGACGCGGTGGGAGAAGGCGGGCACCAGCTGCAGGCGCTGAAACCTCCTCCCAGAGCCCCACCAGACGGGGGACCGCGCGGTCCTCCAGAACCTCCCGGGCACCTGCAGCCACAAAGCGTCCCAGGCAGCGGGAGACCGGCCGCACAAGAAGCCGCTCCCCGTTGCAAGGCCGGGCCTCGGGCTCCCAGAGTCGGCCCCGAAGACACCGTGGTGGGAGCCGTACGACACCCCGAGGTGCTCAGACCAGCACCCGCACCTCGGCCAGACCAGCACCATCAGGGTCCTCGAGGGCTCCCCCTCTGCCTGCACGCAGGAGACAATCCAGGCAACGAGGGCGGGCCCACACTCGAAGCCGATCCCCTGTGGGGCGTCGCGCTTCGACTTCCCGCAGCCGGCCCCGACAAGGCCGTGGGAGCCGGTCCAGGCAGCGGGGACCAGCCCGGGCACGAAGCCGCTCCCGGGCAAACCATCCCAGAAGACGGCCCCACAGCCAGTCCCGAAGACGGCGCTGA